From a single Microbacterium murale genomic region:
- a CDS encoding dihydrofolate reductase family protein, producing MGILTFSINVTLDGCVDHQEGIADDETHAYFTRLMDEAGAMLWGRVTYEMMESAWPAVARGDADAPPALREWAVKLDVKPKYVVSSTRNDFPWTNSHHITDDLRAGVQKLKDMTPAGVLLGSAALAAELDRLELIDEYKFLVHPMIAGHGPTLYRSGLPNTRRLELVSATPLRDGVVAMHYRRAD from the coding sequence ATGGGAATCCTGACCTTCAGCATCAACGTCACCCTCGACGGGTGCGTCGACCATCAAGAGGGAATCGCCGACGACGAGACCCACGCCTACTTCACCCGTCTCATGGACGAGGCAGGAGCGATGCTGTGGGGCCGCGTCACCTACGAGATGATGGAGAGCGCCTGGCCCGCAGTCGCTCGCGGTGACGCGGATGCACCGCCGGCCTTACGCGAATGGGCGGTCAAGCTGGACGTCAAGCCGAAATATGTGGTGTCGTCCACGCGAAATGACTTCCCGTGGACCAACAGCCACCACATCACCGACGACCTGCGAGCCGGCGTCCAGAAGCTCAAGGACATGACTCCGGCGGGCGTGCTGCTCGGCAGCGCTGCACTCGCAGCGGAGCTTGACCGGCTGGAGCTGATCGACGAGTACAAGTTCCTCGTCCACCCCATGATCGCCGGCCACGGTCCAACCCTCTACCGGAGCGGGCTGCCCAACACGCGGCGGCTTGAGTTGGTCTCGGCGACGCCGCTCCGCGACGGCGTGGTGGCCATGCACTACCGGCGCGCGGACTGA
- a CDS encoding helix-turn-helix domain-containing protein has product MPDDSVALIGPRLKSWREKRSMTLVDLSEATGISSSTLSRLEAGKRAPNLELVVPIARALRLELDDIVPRKAPDPRVARTKKRMGDTWYESLSPESSPVQTYKVTFPANPAGVSAVPEPKVHDGQEWLYVLSGRLRLVIGEQDVILGPGEAAEFDTRIPHWLSGVGNQQTELLSIFSKDGKRIHLRARPAAPSVPPQ; this is encoded by the coding sequence ATGCCCGACGATTCGGTGGCGCTCATCGGTCCGCGACTCAAGAGCTGGCGAGAGAAGCGCAGCATGACGCTTGTCGACCTCTCCGAGGCGACCGGGATCTCATCGAGCACGTTGTCGCGCCTTGAGGCCGGCAAACGCGCCCCGAATCTGGAGCTCGTCGTGCCGATCGCGAGGGCTCTGAGGCTGGAGCTCGACGACATCGTCCCTCGCAAAGCGCCGGATCCGCGTGTGGCGCGCACCAAGAAGCGCATGGGAGACACCTGGTATGAATCGCTCTCACCGGAATCGAGTCCGGTGCAGACGTACAAGGTGACGTTTCCGGCGAATCCGGCCGGCGTCTCCGCGGTGCCGGAGCCGAAGGTGCACGACGGGCAGGAGTGGCTCTACGTCCTCTCGGGACGCCTGCGTCTGGTGATCGGGGAGCAGGACGTGATCCTCGGCCCGGGCGAGGCCGCGGAGTTCGACACGCGCATCCCGCACTGGTTGTCGGGCGTCGGCAACCAGCAGACGGAGCTGCTGTCGATCTTCAGCAAAGACGGCAAACGCATCCATCTGCGTGCGCGGCCGGCCGCGCCGTCCGTTCCACCTCAGTGA
- a CDS encoding NAD(P)/FAD-dependent oxidoreductase, translated as MTRDDRSTTVSTSDPEAATWDVVIIGGGAAGLSAALILSRARRRVLVLDAQAPRNRFAPHMHGVLSRDGYSPLDLVADGRREVLAADGVIQNARVTDARMIADGFELTTEAGARVTARRVIFATGTRDALPEIDGLAEQWGRGVVACPYCDGYEAAGRRIGLLLGSVAGIHKAHMLRSYSADITVFTALAEPIPEIERRILEERGIRLEDQIVTRVVSDGDRLTGLALSDGTVTQIDALFAEPRLVPLDEPLQQLGAARKETPFGEWPAVDEFGRTSIPGVWAVGNTANPAALVPIAMGSGATAALALNGEFVAEEVAVAAAAVNAQQKAEAR; from the coding sequence ATGACACGCGACGACCGATCAACAACAGTATCCACATCCGACCCCGAGGCAGCGACCTGGGATGTCGTGATCATCGGCGGCGGAGCCGCAGGCCTGAGCGCCGCGCTCATCCTGTCGCGGGCCCGACGACGAGTCCTCGTGCTCGACGCGCAAGCGCCCCGCAACCGGTTCGCGCCGCACATGCACGGCGTACTGAGCAGGGATGGCTACTCCCCTCTCGACCTCGTGGCCGACGGCCGTCGCGAGGTGTTGGCCGCGGATGGAGTCATCCAGAACGCGCGCGTCACCGACGCCCGCATGATCGCTGACGGATTCGAGCTCACCACTGAAGCCGGCGCCCGAGTCACCGCCCGTCGCGTGATCTTCGCAACAGGCACCCGCGATGCGCTCCCCGAGATCGATGGACTCGCAGAGCAGTGGGGCCGCGGCGTCGTGGCCTGCCCGTACTGCGACGGCTACGAGGCCGCTGGACGCCGGATCGGCTTACTGCTGGGCTCTGTGGCAGGCATCCACAAAGCGCACATGCTGCGCTCGTACTCCGCCGACATCACGGTGTTCACCGCACTCGCGGAGCCCATCCCCGAGATCGAACGACGCATTCTGGAGGAACGCGGCATCCGTCTAGAAGACCAGATCGTGACGCGCGTCGTGTCCGATGGAGATCGGCTGACAGGACTCGCCCTCTCCGACGGCACGGTCACGCAGATCGATGCCCTCTTCGCGGAACCACGACTCGTCCCCCTTGACGAACCGCTGCAGCAACTCGGTGCCGCACGCAAGGAAACTCCGTTCGGCGAATGGCCCGCTGTCGACGAGTTCGGGCGGACGAGCATCCCCGGCGTCTGGGCAGTGGGCAACACTGCGAATCCGGCCGCGCTGGTGCCGATCGCGATGGGATCGGGCGCAACAGCCGCTCTTGCGTTGAACGGAGAGTTCGTCGCCGAAGAGGTGGCGGTCGCCGCTGCAGCGGTGAACGCCCAGCAGAAAGCAGAAGCGCGATGA
- a CDS encoding SAM-dependent methyltransferase, whose product MTGEPGGAATDAMQFWDERYVSRRTEHGRIWSGDVNSTVEQQLKGLPPGSALELGSGEGADALWLAAQGWNVTALDISSVALAVGAAEATKEGLSDRIEWVQTDLATWRPSAQYDLVMSAFLHSPVEFPREAVLRRAVSAVAPGGSLLIVGHGGFPPMSEHAHGTDFPSFPSPDDVLASLHLPSGWAVETNALIERTAKWRDEQDVVLVDTVLRVRRDE is encoded by the coding sequence ATGACCGGAGAGCCGGGTGGCGCCGCTACGGATGCGATGCAGTTCTGGGACGAGCGATACGTGAGCAGACGCACCGAACACGGTCGAATCTGGAGCGGAGACGTCAATTCAACGGTGGAACAGCAGTTGAAAGGGCTGCCGCCGGGCTCCGCGCTCGAACTCGGATCAGGAGAAGGCGCAGATGCACTCTGGCTCGCCGCCCAAGGCTGGAACGTCACCGCACTGGACATCTCATCCGTCGCCCTGGCGGTCGGCGCAGCGGAGGCCACGAAGGAGGGACTCTCCGACCGGATCGAGTGGGTTCAGACCGATCTCGCGACCTGGCGTCCGTCCGCGCAGTACGACCTCGTCATGTCTGCGTTCCTGCATTCCCCCGTCGAGTTCCCACGGGAGGCAGTCCTCCGGCGTGCGGTCTCCGCGGTCGCGCCGGGCGGCAGCCTGCTCATCGTCGGACACGGCGGGTTCCCGCCCATGTCTGAGCATGCACACGGCACCGACTTCCCGTCGTTCCCGTCGCCCGACGACGTTCTGGCATCACTCCACTTGCCCAGCGGATGGGCGGTCGAGACGAACGCGCTGATCGAACGAACCGCGAAGTGGCGTGACGAGCAGGACGTCGTTCTCGTCGACACGGTGCTGCGCGTGCGCCGTGACGAATAG